One Cellulomonas sp. NS3 genomic region harbors:
- a CDS encoding LLM class flavin-dependent oxidoreductase, giving the protein MDALSEDGTGAGSPGGMRIGIVLLPQERWAEQRARWQRAEEYGFDHAWTYDHLAWRSLVDEPWFATVPLLAAAAAVTERIELGTWVASPNFRHPVPFAKDVMGLDDVSGGRFVLGLGAGGEGFDASVLGPPPTRPERTRRFTEFVEVLDQLLTHPVSHHSGEFYVADAARMIPGTLARPRTPFVVAANGPRAMAVAARHGQGWATFGPTFEPGELDGTTPAQAQERWWEGLAALTDVFDGVLASTPPAHADATGRAPLRRYLSIDGAPVLALDSVEVLVEGVERAAAFGYTDLVLHWPRAEGVYAGSEAVLEQAAARLPELRRVPVVAR; this is encoded by the coding sequence ATGGACGCGCTGAGCGAGGACGGGACCGGGGCGGGCTCTCCCGGGGGCATGCGGATCGGGATCGTGCTGCTCCCGCAGGAGCGCTGGGCCGAGCAGCGCGCGCGGTGGCAGCGCGCCGAGGAGTACGGGTTCGACCACGCGTGGACGTACGACCACCTCGCGTGGCGCTCGCTCGTGGACGAGCCGTGGTTCGCGACCGTCCCGCTGCTCGCGGCGGCGGCCGCGGTCACCGAGCGCATCGAGCTCGGGACCTGGGTCGCGTCGCCCAACTTCCGCCACCCCGTGCCGTTCGCCAAGGACGTGATGGGGCTCGACGACGTCAGCGGCGGGCGGTTCGTGCTCGGGCTCGGTGCGGGCGGGGAGGGGTTCGACGCGTCGGTGCTGGGTCCGCCCCCGACGCGGCCCGAGCGCACGCGACGGTTCACCGAGTTCGTCGAGGTGCTCGACCAGCTGCTGACGCACCCCGTGAGCCACCACTCCGGGGAGTTCTACGTCGCCGACGCGGCCCGGATGATCCCCGGGACGCTCGCGCGCCCCCGCACGCCGTTCGTCGTCGCGGCCAACGGCCCGCGCGCCATGGCCGTCGCCGCGCGGCACGGGCAGGGCTGGGCGACCTTCGGGCCGACGTTCGAGCCGGGCGAGCTCGACGGCACGACGCCGGCGCAGGCGCAGGAGCGCTGGTGGGAGGGGCTCGCGGCGCTGACGGACGTCTTCGACGGCGTGCTCGCGTCGACCCCGCCGGCGCACGCTGACGCAACCGGACGCGCACCGCTCCGCCGGTACCTGAGCATCGACGGGGCGCCCGTGCTCGCGCTCGACTCGGTCGAGGTGCTCGTCGAGGGGGTCGAGCGGGCCGCGGCCTTCGGGTACACGGACCTCGTGCTGCACTGGCCGCGCGCCGAGGGTGTCTACGCCGGGTCGGAGGCCGTGCTCGAGCAGGCGGCGGCGCGGCTCCCGGAGCTGCGCCGGGTCCCGGTCGTCGCGCGCTGA
- the galE gene encoding UDP-glucose 4-epimerase GalE, whose product MTWLVTGGAGYIGSHVVRAFREAGLAAVVLDDLSSGHAEFVPDDVPLVLGSILDTDLVADALAVHGVVGVVHLAGFKYAGISVERPLHTYAQNVTGTAHLLSAMASQGVEKIVFSSSAAVYGTPDTDLVTEATPTSPESPYGESKLIGEWLLRDQGRATGLQHTSLRYFNVVGSATPDLYDTSPHNLFPLVLDALVAGRTPRINGTDYPTPDGTCVRDYIHVADLATSHVAAAQALAEGRELERVYNLGSGDGVSVAQIMTAMADVTGIAFEPERAARRPGDPARIVASGELAARDLDWRMRHSLTDMVASAWEARQAH is encoded by the coding sequence ATGACCTGGCTCGTGACCGGCGGCGCCGGCTACATCGGTTCGCACGTCGTCCGCGCCTTCCGTGAGGCGGGCCTCGCGGCCGTCGTCCTGGACGACCTGTCGAGCGGCCACGCCGAGTTCGTGCCCGACGACGTGCCCCTCGTGCTCGGCTCGATCCTCGACACCGACCTCGTCGCCGACGCGCTCGCCGTGCACGGCGTGGTCGGCGTGGTGCACCTCGCCGGCTTCAAGTACGCGGGCATCTCGGTCGAGCGGCCGCTGCACACGTACGCGCAGAACGTCACCGGCACAGCCCACCTCCTGTCCGCGATGGCGTCGCAGGGCGTCGAGAAGATCGTCTTCTCCTCGAGCGCCGCCGTCTACGGCACGCCGGACACCGACCTCGTCACGGAGGCCACGCCGACCTCCCCCGAGTCGCCCTACGGCGAGTCGAAGCTCATCGGCGAGTGGCTGCTGCGCGACCAGGGCCGCGCGACCGGGCTGCAGCACACGTCGCTGCGCTACTTCAACGTCGTCGGCTCCGCGACGCCCGACCTCTACGACACGAGCCCCCACAACCTCTTCCCGCTCGTGCTCGACGCGCTCGTCGCCGGCCGGACCCCGCGCATCAACGGGACGGACTACCCGACGCCCGACGGCACGTGCGTGCGCGACTACATCCACGTCGCCGACCTCGCGACGTCCCACGTCGCCGCCGCGCAGGCCCTCGCGGAGGGCCGCGAGCTCGAGCGCGTCTACAACCTCGGGAGCGGCGACGGGGTGTCCGTCGCGCAGATCATGACCGCGATGGCCGACGTCACCGGCATCGCGTTCGAGCCCGAGCGTGCGGCGCGCCGCCCGGGTGACCCGGCGCGCATCGTCGCCTCGGGCGAGCTGGCGGCGCGCGACCTGGACTGGCGCATGCGCCACTCGCTGACCGACATGGTCGCGAGCGCGTGGGAGGCCCGCCAGGCGCACTGA
- a CDS encoding polyprenyl synthetase family protein, whose amino-acid sequence MGETGIDSHVHARESFRDVHPPAGAAPSPERDDDRTQPHLRVVTAPADDATMRAQVDLGLAATREALRRYLTDRRDQAGHVAHEYLVLWETVASQVGGKLLRPRLTVAAYLGLGGTDLDAVAPVAAAQELLHTAMLVHDDVLDGDEVRRGVPNVAGTYRARLRDRGVVGRAADHQVLGSALLGGDLALSGAFDLVATAPVGPEVRVQVMRLLATTLATTVAGELLDVGGELLAPSDVDPLLVAELKTAAYTCCAPLQAGALLAHAPAVTHATLDRVGTALGIAFQLADDDLGVFGDPAVTGKSVHSDLRAGTRTELLRYAYLLADDAGRAVLDRHVGDPELDDAGAALVRDVMVGCGARSHVLALASGAARSARETATRHLPPVLAGYLGGIVDELAERGK is encoded by the coding sequence GTGGGCGAGACCGGCATCGACTCGCACGTGCACGCGCGCGAGTCGTTCCGTGACGTGCACCCACCGGCAGGGGCAGCCCCGAGCCCGGAGCGCGACGACGACCGCACGCAGCCGCACCTCCGGGTCGTCACCGCGCCCGCCGACGACGCCACGATGCGCGCCCAGGTCGACCTCGGCCTCGCCGCGACCCGCGAGGCGCTGCGCCGCTACCTCACGGACCGTCGCGACCAGGCCGGGCACGTCGCGCACGAGTACCTCGTGCTGTGGGAGACCGTCGCCTCGCAGGTCGGCGGCAAGCTGCTGCGCCCGCGGCTGACCGTCGCCGCGTACCTCGGGCTCGGGGGCACCGACCTCGACGCCGTCGCGCCGGTGGCGGCCGCGCAGGAGCTGCTGCACACCGCGATGCTCGTGCACGACGACGTGCTCGACGGTGACGAGGTCCGCCGCGGCGTGCCCAACGTCGCCGGCACGTACCGCGCGCGCCTGCGGGACCGCGGGGTCGTCGGCCGCGCCGCCGACCACCAGGTGCTCGGGTCCGCGCTGCTCGGCGGCGACCTCGCGCTGTCGGGCGCCTTCGACCTCGTCGCGACCGCTCCCGTGGGCCCCGAGGTGCGGGTCCAGGTCATGCGGCTGCTCGCCACGACGCTCGCCACGACGGTCGCGGGCGAGCTGCTCGACGTCGGCGGCGAGCTGCTCGCACCGTCGGACGTCGACCCGCTGCTCGTCGCGGAGCTCAAGACCGCCGCCTACACGTGCTGCGCGCCGCTCCAGGCCGGTGCGCTGCTCGCGCACGCCCCCGCCGTGACGCACGCGACCCTCGACCGGGTCGGCACGGCGCTCGGCATCGCGTTCCAGCTCGCGGACGACGACCTCGGGGTGTTCGGCGACCCGGCGGTGACCGGCAAGTCGGTGCACTCGGACCTGCGCGCCGGGACCCGCACCGAGCTGCTGCGCTACGCCTACCTGCTCGCGGACGACGCCGGACGCGCGGTCCTCGACCGCCACGTCGGTGACCCGGAGCTCGACGACGCGGGCGCCGCGCTCGTCCGGGACGTCATGGTCGGCTGCGGCGCACGGTCGCACGTGCTCGCGCTCGCGTCCGGGGCGGCGCGGTCCGCGCGCGAGACCGCCACCCGGCACCTGCCGCCGGTGCTCGCCGGTTACCTTGGGGGCATCGTCGACGAGCTGGCCGAGCGGGGGAAGTGA
- a CDS encoding metallopeptidase family protein, with translation MVEMSLEEFEDAVRDALDEIPEELAAQMDNVVVLVEDDPPEDDPDLLGLYDGTPLTERGEFWATGALPDRITIFRNPTLALCEDRDEVVEEVAVTVVHEIAHHFGIDDETLHRLGWG, from the coding sequence ATGGTGGAGATGTCGCTCGAGGAGTTCGAGGACGCCGTCCGCGACGCCCTCGACGAGATCCCCGAGGAGCTCGCGGCGCAGATGGACAACGTCGTGGTGCTCGTCGAGGACGACCCGCCGGAGGACGACCCGGACCTGCTCGGCCTCTACGACGGGACCCCGCTCACCGAGCGCGGCGAGTTCTGGGCGACGGGCGCGCTGCCGGACCGCATCACGATCTTCCGCAACCCCACCCTCGCGCTGTGCGAGGACCGCGACGAGGTCGTCGAGGAGGTCGCCGTCACGGTCGTCCACGAGATCGCCCACCACTTCGGCATCGACGACGAGACCCTGCACCGGCTCGGCTGGGGCTGA